Proteins from a single region of Caldanaerovirga acetigignens:
- a CDS encoding IPT/TIG domain-containing protein has translation MLSRRREALSILALISAAVLAALQFFPLTLAFAAVPVINVINPSQGPTAGGYEVTISGQNFAPVGQVEVLFGGVKAQVVSSDGSTIVAIAPPYPEAGTVSITVRNSSGEEAIKTNAFQYIKSSPKIEKVEPLVGTAGTEITITGSGFMKDIDSSHKLNVLIGGTLSTKVTYVSPSIIKAVIPPTFSGYKEIKVENPDGGSDVYFPSDDSQKFFYQKSTPTISSIDPVKGPVNTATTITIKGTNFVPGYYPNTSIPITTVTIGGQPATDVQVIDDKTIVAKTPATISITGPQYVVVTVDGVSAIKQNGFTFISNPKINLLTDSPPGVSPYMGSVLGGYKVTINGSGFMAGAQVKFAGVQAKDIEVRSDSVITVTVPSTTVPGPVSVSVINPDGGSAVLENGFTYTQSTPRINAVSKTLDFTGPAEGSVLGGETIYIKGTDFGADGYPNDVKVYIGNNLATVLWLQKGASEDIMSVKTPPSSTAGLTTLKVVNKDGGSDTANFTYTRSEPRIIGIDVNSATTVSQGNITISGTGFMSGAKVYFGSLEAKDVIVSPDGTWIKATIPEASAQGVVDIKVVNPDQGEAVLRGSFTFLQSCPEIQVIMNIDLKTLIGEEKNTGSTAGGTPIRIIGKDFSNAVQVTIGGKAATNVKVIKESPDRHVIEATAPPNEVGIKQVVVKNPDGSTATGEFQYVVAPTITGVTPDRGSTEGGDIIVISGTGFAQNIRVFLGGAEAEVQEAASTSIKVKTPRNSEGPKDVTVINLSDYGSFVKKSGFTYVLPPSNPIIESIEPTSGSTAGGTEIKVVGVDIRSGARLYIDKSEATVAEIKVELINGEYKSVLKAITPPGTAGEKPVKVVNPDGKEAISPKPFTYKIPEKALSVTSITPNKGSVQGGTAVTVKGANFVKTADILGEDGRTYSRETRLTIGGNPATEVMVKDDLSTLTAVTPGGSVGAQDVIVKVVKVDKQTGEEVEIESQAVLKGGFTYELPKSQPVIEKVVVYNPRTGMEEQPIGPIGGGSIVRIYGEDFIAQLAGKPIEVYFGKNKASMVDVVHSGLIIAITPSSTQVGAVDVKVVNPDGGEAILWGGFVYKSNVMVITSITPNSASVSGMIPATITGANFTVGTKVTIGGEAAYNVNVEDSTKITLIVPPNTPGIKDVVVYNDYGSVTLKGAFQYYVEQSRPRIDSISPEQGSAAGGEPITITGENFMSGARVLIGGKEASGVTVKNPGEINALTPAGYPGLHDVAVVNPDGGTYVLRECFRYISSPMIETVTPSRGPVQGGVFVEIKGKNFESEARVYLVKESSGQAVELENVKVMSESLIKARIPASPDGTTGYADIKVENSDGGSFALKRGFLYKTTSTAPVIHTITPNRGPVQGGTDITIKGVEFEKDALVVIGDSFATGVKVIDSTTITAKTPAGKEGYADVLVINASDGAFAIKPGSFLYTVPRSSPTITAVEPAKGSSEGGTPVTIKGTDFREGITVIIDGIEVPKDDVNLISPTEIRIVTPRAASYGKKDVTVVNEDGGSFTLKGGFEYVPPATIPVISDIDPKYGTIYGGTIVKITGQKFSKGAKVYFGGVESRQVTVDDTGTLATAITPEYTVGSADEMVNGKYQVRVVLVNPDGGLATYGGYFEYTVPETKPRITGIAPSKGPAYGGNLVTIEGLDFRPGLRVFFGTSEAKVEKLEDDHGRTADVEGFVSGIKVTVTVPPGTPGKVDVRVANPDGAIALLKSGYEYLNITGQIHLESIDPTEGAISGGTPFTIKGKGFVNPVKVYFGGEEAVGVVAVSPDTITGRTPSNTPGKKDVVVLNGNGLSAAMRDAFEYKVPAKYPRISQVNPNRGPAYGGITVEIYGENFQNNVKVYIGENQAQVTSVESNKITIILPPGDLGPKDVIVINPDTGLDVLEEGFTYVTYPKIEKVEPQEGPVEGGTEVTITGENFAPNARVFIGGKAAQEVKVLNERTIKAKTPPHSAGYKDVTVINPDGGQATLKDGFYYKPPRTKPDTPEDFTARRVDETAVLLTWSEALNANYYEIYGATSSKGPFKYIDRTASTSYIVTGLEPGTRYYFRVRAANELGFSDYTYADYAITKEGTKEKLIELPADIVVDAKGTYATLTVKDLDYLKKEDYRVVVKSPKGNYQRYTAVLPYGVIQKISSLSFVFDDISLGISPSSLYVPAFSGLSSAEKDDAALVIDVTRAEGAKLDELLKFKEKNMMQLSDLVLVEMSSRVGKKVQKLASFNARLYIEIKSGISYPSAVTSSGLYWYNAEFRKWEISGQYIYRPGWYGVFGKRE, from the coding sequence ATGCTTTCGAGGAGAAGGGAAGCATTAAGTATATTGGCCTTAATATCTGCTGCTGTCCTGGCTGCCCTGCAGTTTTTTCCGCTAACGCTCGCCTTTGCTGCAGTCCCGGTCATAAACGTAATTAACCCTTCCCAGGGGCCTACAGCCGGTGGATACGAAGTTACAATATCGGGCCAAAACTTTGCGCCGGTCGGCCAGGTTGAGGTGCTGTTCGGCGGTGTGAAGGCCCAGGTGGTAAGCTCCGATGGCAGCACAATAGTGGCTATAGCGCCGCCTTACCCCGAGGCAGGTACGGTGAGCATCACCGTGCGGAATTCTAGTGGGGAGGAGGCCATCAAGACAAATGCATTCCAGTACATAAAAAGTTCTCCCAAAATAGAAAAAGTCGAGCCGCTCGTAGGTACTGCAGGGACTGAAATCACCATCACCGGCAGCGGCTTCATGAAGGACATAGATTCAAGCCACAAGCTAAATGTCCTCATAGGTGGGACACTTTCTACAAAAGTAACTTATGTGAGCCCTAGTATAATAAAGGCTGTCATTCCTCCAACATTTTCGGGATACAAGGAAATAAAAGTCGAAAACCCCGACGGCGGGAGCGACGTGTATTTCCCTTCGGATGACAGCCAAAAGTTTTTCTATCAGAAGAGCACTCCAACCATCAGCAGCATAGACCCCGTCAAGGGCCCCGTAAATACCGCTACAACAATTACCATAAAGGGTACCAATTTCGTCCCGGGATATTACCCAAATACCTCCATCCCTATAACGACAGTTACGATAGGCGGCCAGCCTGCTACTGATGTCCAGGTAATAGACGACAAGACCATCGTGGCGAAGACCCCCGCTACTATTTCCATAACCGGGCCCCAGTACGTAGTGGTGACGGTGGACGGAGTGAGCGCCATTAAGCAAAACGGCTTTACCTTCATCTCAAATCCAAAAATAAACTTACTTACAGATTCCCCTCCCGGCGTGAGTCCTTACATGGGGAGCGTCCTCGGGGGATACAAAGTGACCATCAACGGCTCCGGCTTTATGGCCGGGGCCCAAGTGAAGTTTGCAGGGGTTCAGGCCAAGGATATCGAGGTCCGAAGCGACAGCGTGATTACGGTTACGGTACCTTCGACTACTGTGCCAGGCCCTGTCTCGGTGTCGGTAATAAATCCCGATGGGGGAAGTGCCGTTCTTGAAAACGGCTTTACCTATACCCAGAGCACACCTCGCATAAACGCAGTATCGAAGACCCTCGATTTTACCGGCCCTGCTGAAGGCAGCGTCCTCGGAGGGGAGACCATTTACATAAAAGGGACTGACTTCGGGGCTGACGGCTATCCTAACGATGTCAAGGTGTATATAGGGAATAACCTGGCCACCGTATTGTGGCTTCAAAAAGGGGCTAGTGAAGATATAATGTCGGTGAAGACTCCGCCTAGTTCGACGGCGGGGCTTACCACGCTGAAGGTAGTCAACAAAGACGGCGGGAGCGATACGGCTAATTTCACTTATACGAGGAGCGAGCCTAGGATAATCGGTATTGACGTTAATTCTGCAACCACGGTAAGTCAAGGCAATATAACGATTTCTGGAACTGGCTTTATGTCGGGCGCGAAGGTCTACTTTGGCAGCTTGGAAGCTAAAGATGTAATTGTATCTCCGGATGGGACCTGGATTAAGGCTACAATACCCGAAGCTTCGGCGCAAGGTGTGGTGGACATAAAGGTTGTGAATCCGGACCAAGGCGAAGCCGTGCTGAGAGGAAGCTTTACGTTTTTACAGAGCTGCCCGGAAATCCAGGTCATAATGAATATAGACCTCAAGACCCTGATAGGGGAGGAAAAAAATACGGGCAGCACGGCTGGCGGCACGCCGATACGCATCATCGGCAAGGACTTTTCCAATGCGGTGCAGGTGACCATAGGAGGAAAAGCCGCGACCAATGTGAAAGTCATTAAAGAAAGTCCCGACAGGCACGTGATAGAGGCAACGGCGCCTCCCAACGAGGTCGGGATAAAACAAGTCGTAGTAAAAAATCCTGATGGCTCGACGGCGACTGGAGAATTTCAATATGTGGTAGCTCCGACCATAACCGGCGTAACCCCGGATAGGGGGTCCACCGAAGGCGGAGATATCATAGTGATAAGCGGCACTGGCTTTGCTCAGAATATCAGGGTGTTTTTGGGCGGCGCCGAGGCTGAGGTGCAGGAAGCTGCTTCTACCTCCATAAAAGTGAAGACCCCTAGGAATTCGGAAGGCCCTAAAGATGTAACAGTGATAAATTTGAGTGACTACGGCAGCTTTGTAAAAAAATCAGGATTCACTTATGTTCTTCCGCCGAGCAACCCCATAATTGAGAGCATCGAACCCACGTCGGGTTCGACGGCAGGCGGCACCGAGATAAAAGTCGTCGGTGTCGACATAAGGAGCGGAGCGAGGCTATATATAGATAAAAGTGAGGCGACGGTTGCGGAGATAAAGGTGGAACTGATAAACGGCGAGTATAAAAGTGTCCTGAAGGCTATAACTCCGCCGGGCACTGCAGGCGAAAAGCCGGTAAAAGTGGTAAACCCTGACGGAAAAGAAGCTATTTCTCCAAAGCCGTTTACTTACAAGATACCGGAAAAAGCGCTTTCTGTCACCAGCATTACCCCCAATAAGGGCTCGGTGCAGGGAGGTACTGCTGTTACGGTAAAAGGTGCAAATTTTGTAAAGACCGCCGACATTTTGGGAGAGGACGGCAGGACTTATAGCCGGGAGACTAGGCTTACGATTGGAGGGAATCCCGCAACTGAAGTGATGGTAAAAGATGACCTTTCCACTCTGACCGCCGTAACTCCCGGCGGAAGTGTGGGGGCGCAGGATGTAATAGTAAAAGTGGTCAAAGTTGACAAGCAAACTGGAGAAGAAGTCGAAATAGAAAGCCAGGCGGTTTTAAAAGGAGGGTTCACCTACGAACTTCCCAAGAGCCAGCCGGTCATCGAAAAAGTAGTGGTATACAATCCCAGAACAGGGATGGAAGAACAACCAATAGGTCCGATAGGCGGAGGCAGCATTGTAAGGATCTACGGCGAGGATTTTATAGCGCAACTGGCGGGAAAACCCATTGAAGTGTATTTCGGGAAAAACAAGGCTTCTATGGTGGATGTAGTGCATTCGGGACTCATAATAGCCATAACTCCCTCGTCGACGCAAGTAGGGGCGGTGGACGTAAAGGTCGTAAACCCTGACGGCGGCGAAGCAATTTTGTGGGGAGGATTTGTGTACAAGAGCAACGTGATGGTGATTACCTCCATTACCCCCAATTCCGCCAGCGTATCCGGGATGATCCCTGCTACCATCACCGGGGCCAACTTTACAGTGGGCACGAAAGTGACCATAGGCGGAGAAGCGGCCTATAACGTAAACGTAGAGGATTCAACGAAGATAACGCTTATAGTTCCTCCAAATACGCCGGGAATCAAGGACGTCGTTGTATACAATGACTATGGCAGCGTGACATTGAAAGGCGCCTTTCAATACTATGTAGAGCAGAGCAGGCCGCGGATTGACAGCATATCCCCGGAGCAGGGCAGTGCTGCCGGAGGAGAGCCTATAACGATTACCGGTGAAAACTTCATGAGCGGCGCCAGAGTGCTGATAGGAGGTAAAGAAGCTTCAGGAGTAACGGTGAAAAACCCCGGAGAGATAAACGCCCTTACGCCTGCTGGTTACCCCGGCTTACATGACGTGGCCGTGGTAAACCCCGATGGAGGGACTTACGTCCTGAGGGAATGCTTTAGGTACATAAGCAGCCCCATGATCGAAACCGTGACCCCGTCGAGGGGGCCGGTGCAGGGCGGAGTGTTCGTGGAGATTAAGGGCAAAAATTTTGAGAGCGAAGCCAGGGTGTACCTTGTCAAGGAATCTTCGGGGCAGGCTGTAGAATTGGAAAATGTAAAAGTAATGAGCGAAAGCCTCATAAAGGCCAGAATTCCTGCATCACCCGACGGGACTACCGGCTATGCGGATATCAAGGTAGAAAACTCCGACGGAGGCAGCTTCGCGCTAAAACGAGGCTTCCTATACAAGACTACGAGTACAGCCCCGGTTATCCATACGATAACTCCCAACCGAGGGCCAGTTCAGGGTGGAACCGACATCACCATAAAAGGTGTGGAGTTTGAAAAAGATGCCCTGGTGGTCATTGGAGACTCCTTTGCAACAGGCGTTAAGGTTATCGACAGCACTACTATTACGGCTAAGACCCCTGCGGGAAAAGAAGGATATGCCGATGTGCTGGTGATAAACGCAAGCGACGGCGCCTTTGCGATAAAACCGGGAAGCTTTCTCTACACCGTCCCGAGGAGCAGCCCCACTATAACAGCGGTTGAACCGGCAAAGGGCAGTTCCGAAGGCGGGACGCCGGTGACCATCAAAGGGACAGACTTTAGAGAAGGAATAACCGTTATAATAGACGGCATTGAAGTGCCGAAAGATGACGTAAACCTGATAAGCCCTACTGAGATAAGGATAGTCACTCCCAGGGCAGCAAGCTACGGCAAAAAGGACGTGACGGTGGTTAACGAAGACGGTGGGAGTTTTACATTAAAAGGCGGTTTTGAATATGTACCTCCTGCTACAATTCCTGTGATATCCGACATAGACCCAAAATACGGCACTATTTACGGCGGCACTATAGTTAAGATAACAGGCCAAAAATTTTCAAAGGGAGCGAAGGTGTACTTTGGCGGCGTGGAGTCCCGCCAGGTGACCGTGGACGATACGGGCACCCTTGCCACGGCAATTACCCCCGAATACACTGTCGGAAGCGCCGACGAAATGGTAAACGGCAAGTACCAGGTAAGGGTGGTGCTGGTAAATCCCGACGGAGGGCTTGCGACTTACGGCGGCTATTTTGAGTATACCGTGCCGGAGACTAAGCCTAGGATAACAGGGATAGCGCCTTCGAAAGGCCCTGCTTACGGAGGAAACCTGGTGACCATAGAGGGACTGGATTTTCGCCCGGGGCTCAGGGTGTTTTTCGGGACATCGGAAGCTAAAGTTGAAAAGTTAGAGGACGACCATGGCAGGACCGCAGATGTGGAAGGTTTTGTATCGGGCATTAAGGTTACCGTAACCGTGCCGCCGGGGACGCCGGGCAAAGTAGATGTGCGGGTAGCGAATCCCGACGGCGCAATTGCCCTTCTCAAAAGCGGATATGAATATCTTAATATCACAGGACAGATCCACCTTGAATCAATTGATCCCACTGAAGGCGCCATATCCGGTGGGACGCCATTTACGATAAAAGGCAAAGGATTTGTTAACCCGGTGAAGGTATACTTCGGCGGCGAAGAGGCGGTCGGAGTTGTGGCAGTAAGCCCTGATACCATAACAGGAAGGACTCCTTCCAATACGCCGGGCAAAAAGGACGTGGTGGTTCTAAACGGCAACGGCCTTTCGGCAGCGATGCGAGATGCTTTCGAATATAAAGTGCCTGCAAAATACCCTCGGATAAGCCAGGTGAATCCCAACCGCGGGCCAGCTTATGGCGGTATAACCGTAGAGATATACGGCGAAAACTTCCAGAACAACGTCAAAGTCTACATCGGAGAAAACCAGGCCCAGGTGACTTCTGTCGAGTCAAATAAGATAACCATAATTCTTCCCCCCGGAGACTTAGGGCCTAAAGACGTAATAGTAATAAATCCCGACACGGGACTCGACGTGCTCGAAGAAGGTTTTACTTACGTGACGTACCCGAAGATAGAAAAAGTAGAGCCGCAAGAAGGTCCGGTGGAAGGGGGGACTGAGGTCACTATAACTGGTGAAAATTTTGCACCAAACGCCCGGGTATTCATAGGCGGGAAGGCGGCCCAGGAAGTAAAAGTGCTCAACGAAAGGACTATAAAGGCAAAGACGCCTCCCCATTCGGCTGGATACAAAGACGTGACCGTTATAAATCCGGACGGCGGGCAGGCCACCTTGAAGGACGGCTTTTACTATAAACCACCGAGGACGAAGCCGGATACTCCGGAAGACTTTACGGCAAGGAGAGTAGACGAGACGGCGGTGCTGCTCACCTGGTCGGAGGCTTTAAATGCCAACTACTACGAAATATACGGCGCCACGTCGTCGAAAGGGCCTTTCAAATATATAGACAGGACTGCGAGCACTTCCTACATTGTAACAGGACTCGAGCCCGGCACCCGCTACTACTTCAGGGTGAGGGCTGCCAACGAGCTGGGATTTTCTGATTATACCTACGCTGATTATGCTATAACCAAAGAGGGGACGAAAGAAAAACTTATAGAACTTCCCGCCGACATAGTCGTAGATGCTAAAGGAACTTATGCGACTTTGACTGTAAAAGACCTCGACTACCTCAAAAAAGAAGACTACAGGGTCGTAGTAAAGTCGCCAAAGGGAAACTACCAGCGCTATACGGCTGTACTGCCCTATGGGGTAATCCAGAAGATCTCGTCCCTGAGTTTTGTTTTCGACGACATCAGCCTTGGCATATCGCCGTCGTCCCTTTACGTGCCTGCCTTCAGCGGCTTGAGTTCCGCCGAAAAGGACGATGCGGCGCTGGTCATAGATGTGACAAGAGCCGAGGGCGCAAAACTGGATGAGCTATTGAAGTTCAAAGAGAAAAACATGATGCAGCTTTCCGACCTGGTTCTCGTGGAAATGTCGTCCAGGGTAGGCAAAAAGGTTCAAAAGCTGGCAAGCTTCAACGCAAGGCTTTATATCGAAATAAAAAGCGGTATATCATACCCATCTGCCGTGACAAGCTCCGGCCTTTACTGGTACAATGCGGAATTTAGAAAATGGGAAATCAGCGGGCAGTATATATACCGGCCCGGCTGGTATGGCGTCTTCGGAAAGAGAGAGTGA
- a CDS encoding stalk domain-containing protein gives MVKCRKYLAVAILLLITINFATSSKAYSEELDKAQFIVPLLYHHIVPDGIPTHKNPAVISLSEFEAQMKFLYENGYYTVSLKELEDFLSGSGNIPRKAVMIAFDDGYESNYSLAFPVLKKYGFKAVIFLIGRDMLEKSSGSIPHLSDIQITEMAESGLIEFGSHTFNAHYYLEGRPIATVMHEEELKKDFEKMKEIFETKGLTEPSAISYPYGKYNEKVLKVAEEFYKFGFTTERGIINKDSHRYRLCRNVVLPGTDVEKFRKLLNAWEYNSPGVIFKIGSKTAQVKDRIASLTAPPMLVNGRALVPVRTAGEALGLELKWDSERHVLVLSREREKVLIRLNSPYAVKSHGEMVNMGAKPLLRGKVLLVPANLFRELGFNVMWDSKAKTIEIF, from the coding sequence GTGGTGAAATGTAGAAAATATCTTGCTGTCGCCATATTATTGCTCATTACAATTAATTTTGCCACCTCATCTAAGGCCTATTCAGAAGAACTCGACAAAGCCCAATTCATTGTCCCATTGCTTTACCATCACATAGTGCCGGACGGCATCCCTACGCACAAAAATCCGGCAGTCATTTCGCTTTCCGAATTTGAGGCTCAGATGAAATTCCTTTATGAAAACGGGTATTACACCGTGTCTTTAAAAGAATTGGAAGATTTTTTGTCTGGCAGCGGCAACATTCCCCGCAAGGCGGTGATGATAGCTTTTGACGACGGCTATGAGTCCAATTATTCGCTTGCCTTTCCTGTCCTAAAGAAATACGGATTTAAGGCAGTGATTTTTTTGATAGGCAGGGACATGCTTGAGAAAAGCTCAGGGAGCATTCCGCACCTTTCCGATATTCAAATAACTGAAATGGCAGAAAGCGGCCTTATTGAGTTCGGCTCCCACACCTTCAATGCCCATTACTATTTGGAGGGTAGGCCCATCGCTACAGTTATGCATGAGGAGGAACTCAAAAAGGATTTTGAAAAGATGAAGGAAATTTTTGAAACTAAAGGTCTTACGGAACCAAGCGCAATTTCCTATCCTTACGGCAAATACAATGAAAAGGTCTTGAAGGTAGCAGAAGAATTTTATAAATTTGGGTTTACTACTGAGAGAGGGATCATTAATAAGGATTCACACCGATATAGGCTGTGCCGCAACGTGGTATTGCCGGGGACGGATGTAGAAAAATTTAGAAAGCTTCTAAACGCGTGGGAGTATAATTCGCCCGGAGTAATTTTTAAGATTGGCTCAAAAACTGCTCAGGTGAAGGATAGGATTGCAAGCCTGACTGCTCCTCCTATGCTGGTAAATGGCAGGGCATTGGTGCCGGTAAGGACAGCAGGGGAAGCGCTTGGGCTTGAGTTAAAATGGGATTCTGAAAGACATGTCCTCGTGTTGAGTCGGGAAAGAGAAAAGGTATTGATAAGATTAAATTCCCCGTATGCGGTAAAGTCCCATGGGGAGATGGTCAATATGGGGGCAAAGCCCTTGTTAAGAGGCAAAGTACTCCTGGTCCCTGCAAATTTATTCAGGGAACTGGGTTTTAATGTGATGTGGGATTCAAAAGCGAAGACTATAGAGATTTTCTGA
- a CDS encoding fumarylacetoacetate hydrolase family protein, which produces MIKFVRFDAGAGAAYGIMEDDRIVEVKGNLFENWEKGEKEYALKDVRLLAPCEPTKVVGVGTNYKEVVAKKGELLPQEPVIFLKPSTSVIGPEQEIIIPKGVNEVNFEAELAVVIKKKAKDISPEEATEYILGYTCGNDITVKDFMEKGKPWTKAKCFDTFMPLGPCIVAGIDGANLAIRMYHNGNLVQDSNTSDMIFNVPLLISYISKIMTLNPGDVISTGTPPGKGVLKPGDVVEVEIENIGRLRNYAL; this is translated from the coding sequence ATGATTAAATTCGTTCGTTTTGACGCTGGAGCTGGTGCGGCTTATGGAATAATGGAGGATGACAGGATTGTCGAGGTCAAAGGGAATTTATTCGAAAACTGGGAAAAAGGGGAAAAAGAGTACGCGCTAAAGGATGTTAGACTTCTTGCCCCTTGTGAGCCCACAAAAGTGGTGGGTGTTGGCACTAACTATAAGGAGGTTGTCGCCAAAAAAGGAGAATTGTTGCCACAGGAACCGGTCATATTTTTAAAACCGTCTACTTCGGTCATAGGGCCCGAGCAGGAAATCATAATACCAAAAGGGGTTAATGAGGTGAACTTTGAGGCAGAGCTGGCCGTGGTGATAAAAAAGAAGGCTAAAGACATATCGCCCGAAGAGGCGACAGAATACATTCTTGGATATACCTGCGGAAATGATATAACGGTTAAGGACTTTATGGAAAAAGGGAAACCCTGGACCAAGGCCAAGTGCTTTGACACCTTCATGCCTTTAGGGCCTTGCATAGTTGCCGGAATTGATGGCGCAAATCTCGCCATAAGAATGTACCATAATGGAAACCTAGTGCAGGACAGCAATACTTCAGACATGATATTCAATGTGCCCCTGCTAATTTCCTACATTTCTAAGATAATGACGCTCAATCCTGGAGATGTGATAAGCACAGGCACTCCGCCAGGCAAAGGAGTTTTAAAACCCGGGGATGTCGTAGAGGTCGAAATTGAAAATATAGGCAGGCTCAGGAACTACGCTCTTTAG
- a CDS encoding sugar kinase, with product MPNKVVTFGEIMMRLTPPNYLRIVQAESFDVTYGGGEANVAVSLANYGEEAYFVTKVPDNPVGQAAINHLRRYGVRTDYVLKGGERLGIYFNEIGASQRASLVVYDRSYSSISQAKPEEFDWEKILDGAKWFHFTGITPALGDNLAQACLDAVKTAKRLGVTVSCDLNYRKKLWTIEKAREVMTKLMEYVDIAIGNEEDAEKVFGIKAESTDITKGVLSEEGYKEVAKKLYDTFSLKGVAITLRESFSASDNGWSGLYYDGNEIYRSRRYEVHIVDRVGGGDSFAGGLIYALLNGYSSKEAVEFAAAASCLKHSIVGDFNHVTLSEVINLMKGDASGRVQR from the coding sequence ATGCCGAATAAAGTTGTTACTTTTGGAGAGATTATGATGAGACTTACGCCGCCCAATTATCTTAGGATAGTACAGGCAGAATCCTTTGACGTCACTTACGGCGGCGGTGAGGCAAATGTGGCGGTTTCTCTCGCGAATTACGGCGAAGAAGCCTATTTTGTAACAAAAGTCCCCGACAACCCGGTAGGACAGGCGGCGATAAATCACCTCAGGCGCTATGGAGTAAGGACGGATTATGTCCTTAAAGGTGGGGAGAGATTAGGCATATACTTCAACGAAATAGGTGCTTCCCAGCGTGCCTCATTAGTAGTCTATGACAGGAGCTATTCGTCAATCTCCCAGGCAAAGCCAGAAGAATTCGACTGGGAGAAGATCCTAGACGGCGCGAAGTGGTTCCATTTTACGGGGATAACGCCTGCTCTTGGAGACAATTTAGCCCAAGCCTGCCTTGATGCTGTGAAGACTGCAAAGAGATTGGGAGTAACCGTGAGCTGCGACCTGAACTACAGGAAGAAACTTTGGACCATTGAAAAAGCAAGGGAAGTGATGACAAAGCTCATGGAATACGTGGATATTGCAATAGGAAACGAGGAAGACGCTGAAAAGGTATTCGGGATAAAGGCAGAATCTACTGATATAACAAAAGGTGTCCTCAGCGAAGAAGGATATAAGGAGGTTGCAAAGAAACTGTACGACACTTTTTCGCTCAAAGGTGTTGCCATAACCTTAAGAGAGAGCTTTTCGGCTTCTGACAACGGTTGGTCCGGTCTATACTACGATGGCAACGAAATCTATCGCTCCAGAAGGTATGAAGTCCATATTGTAGATCGCGTAGGCGGCGGAGATTCGTTCGCAGGCGGTCTCATTTACGCGCTGTTGAACGGATATTCATCAAAAGAAGCCGTTGAATTTGCAGCAGCCGCTTCGTGCCTGAAACATAGCATTGTGGGAGACTTTAACCACGTAACTTTGAGCGAGGTAATTAATCTCATGAAAGGGGATGCCTCCGGCAGGGTGCAAAGGTGA
- a CDS encoding bifunctional 2-keto-4-hydroxyglutarate aldolase/2-keto-3-deoxy-6-phosphogluconate aldolase, protein MVDRFEIVQRIINCGVVAVVRAETPEQAMKIAEAVKAGGIDAIEITMTVPGAIDVIKELSKAYPGGEIVIGAGTVLDAETARAAMLAGAEFFVSPGFDPDMVRLCNRYRKVTMPGAMSVTEIIKVMESGADFVKLFPGSSFGPSLVKAVKAPLPQAMLVPTGGVSLDNAAEWIKAGCPAVGVGGELTKGAKTGDYALVEETARKFVETVKRARNKE, encoded by the coding sequence ATTGTGGATAGGTTCGAAATAGTGCAGCGGATAATAAACTGCGGTGTGGTGGCGGTGGTCAGGGCCGAAACCCCCGAGCAGGCTATGAAAATTGCCGAGGCCGTAAAAGCAGGAGGAATCGACGCCATCGAGATAACAATGACCGTTCCGGGGGCAATAGACGTGATAAAAGAACTTTCAAAAGCTTACCCGGGAGGGGAGATAGTAATCGGGGCAGGCACGGTACTCGACGCTGAAACGGCGAGAGCAGCCATGCTAGCGGGGGCGGAGTTTTTCGTGAGCCCGGGCTTTGACCCAGATATGGTAAGGCTTTGCAACAGATACCGCAAAGTGACCATGCCCGGAGCTATGTCCGTGACGGAGATAATAAAAGTTATGGAATCCGGCGCGGATTTTGTAAAATTGTTCCCGGGAAGTTCCTTCGGCCCGTCTTTAGTCAAGGCGGTAAAAGCACCGCTTCCACAGGCAATGCTGGTGCCTACAGGAGGAGTAAGCCTTGACAACGCAGCCGAATGGATAAAGGCGGGTTGTCCTGCGGTAGGCGTTGGAGGAGAGCTCACAAAAGGGGCAAAGACAGGCGACTACGCCTTGGTAGAAGAAACTGCAAGGAAGTTTGTTGAAACGGTGAAACGGGCGAGAAATAAAGAATGA